In Triplophysa rosa linkage group LG18, Trosa_1v2, whole genome shotgun sequence, a genomic segment contains:
- the arsg gene encoding arylsulfatase G, with product MAQLGFCALLLFYFLFSGLVHHIKSHTKKQRKPHGQDRPNFIIILADDIGWGDLWVKRPHNSTPTPWLDSLRDKGKRLTDFHSPASTCSPSRAALLTGRHGLRNGVTHNFAVGSVGGLPLEEITLAQVLHDAGYYTAMIGKWHLGHNGSYSPVHRGFDYYFGIPYSNDMGCTDKPGLDLPTCPPCMHSQHTSGKHEQCYSKVALPLFENETIVEQPLDTWSLKERYAAAAVKQIKTSVARKQPFLLYVALAHMHVPLFHNPFFNVTTQDPYTASLSDMDSLVGTIMQAVSTEQLENTLIWFTGDNGPWEQKCQFAGNVGPFVGRWQTSRGGGSAKRTTWEGGHRVPTVVAWPKKIKPNSTSNSLLSGMDIFPTILSLAGVKPPSDRRSDGIDITDILLNDSDTGHKSIMHPNSGAAGQFGDLQTVRLKHHKAFYITGGSEACGGESGQQQYHHPPLIFDLSQDEAEEAPMNPDSEEYRTVLQEVEKESAALLWDIATDKVSTANYRTDPAAVPCCQPQNPFCRCHSLK from the exons ATGGCTCAGCTTGGATTCTGTGCACTgctccttttttattttctgttctctGGACTGGTTCATCACATTAAAAGCCATACAAAAAAGCAACGGAAGCCTCATGGGCAAGACCGCCCCaatttcatcattattttagCAGATGATATTGGTTGGGGTGATCTGTGGGTGAAAAGGCCTCACAACTCCACACCAACACCCTGGCTGGACTCACTAAGGGATAAGGGCAAAAG ATTGACAGACTTTCATTCTCCTGCCTCCACATGCTCACCCTCACGTGCTGCCCTCCTGACAGGCAGACATGGGCTGCGCAATGGGGTCACTCACAATTTTGCTGTGGGGTCGGTTGGAGGACTGCCACTCGAAGAGATCACGTTAGCTCAGGTCCTGCACGATGCAGGATATTATACGGCCATGATCG GAAAATGGCACCTTGGTCATAATGGATCGTACAGTCCAGTTCATAGAG GTTTCGACTACTACTTTGGTATTCCTTATAGTAATGACATGGGCTGCACTGATAAACCAGGCCTTGATCTTCCCACCTGCCCACCGTGCATGCACAGTCAACATACCTCAGG GAAGCATGAGCAATGCTACAGTAAAGTGGCATTACCTCTGTTTGAAAATGAGACAATAGTTGAACAGCCCTTGGACACATGGAGCCTTAAAGAACGATATGCTGCGGCAGCAGTCAAGCAGATAAAGACGAG CGTTGCTCGCAAACAGCCTTTCCTACTGTATGTGGCTCTCGCTCACATGCACGTCCCACTGTTTCATAACCCCTTCTTCAACGTTACGACGCAGGACCCGTACACAGCCAGCCTCAGTGACATGGACTCCCTGGTGGGCACTATCATGCAGGCTGTCAGCACTGAGCAGTTGGAAAACACACTTATATGGTTCACTG GTGACAATGGCCCATGGGAACAGAAATGCCAGTTTGCAGGGAACGTTGGGCCTTTTGTTGGAAGATGGCAGACAAGCAGAG GTGGCGGATCAGCTAAGAGAACCACATGGGAAGGAGGTCACAGAGTTCCCACAGTGGTCGCATGGCCCAAGAAGATCAAACCCAACAGCACCAGCAATTCCCTGCTGAG TGGTATGGATATCTTTCCAACCATCCTCTCCTTGGCCGGTGTAAAACCACCATCAGATCGACGTTCTGACGGCATTGATATAACAGACATTCTGCTTAATGACTCTGACACAGGGCATAAG aGTATCATGCATCCAAACAGTGGGGCTGCTGGACAGTTTGGAGACCTACAAACCGTTAGGCTGAAACATCACAAGGCGTTTTACATCACAG GTGGATCAGAGGCGTGCGGTGGAGAAAGTGGACAACAGCAGTATCACCACCCGCCTCTGATATTTGACCTCTCACAGGATGAGGCAGAAGAGGCACCTATGAACCCCGACAGCGAGGAATACAGGACTGTCCTACAGGAAGTAGAAAAAGAAAGTGCTGCTCTGCTGTGGGACATTGCCACAGATAAGGTATCGACCGCCAACTACAGGACAGATCCTGCTGCTGTGCCCTGCTGCCAGCCGCAAAACCCCTTCTGCCGATGTCACAGTCTGAAATGA